The following proteins are encoded in a genomic region of Diadema setosum chromosome 10, eeDiaSeto1, whole genome shotgun sequence:
- the LOC140234193 gene encoding kelch-like protein 38: MGCCQSCRRKKARPPVNEPGNFMYPDIPEVEAHTPFTEIKEEPSSCDDCIRSSPVPPAPNGHLQDMTPINNLSFVIRRTPGSTLSLSKRLSMAGNFYRLSRYGSQFSVADSLKTDGSTWTITSSTYEQKEVDDPNYAANVLHKLNQFRLEDKFTDFTVFVGSVRFRCHKVVLAATSRFFAHSLADEVTEEGDRIVKDELIIDAVEPFIVRLLLDYIYSAKLTISNENATKLLAASRQFHMHSAEQACLEFLERQDNRKRESASDLTKLAAEYTFEQPYHVNEILLGLNDQRHDRKFVDVRLCVEKEELLCHRVVIATIDDVMEKRMVHTVDSGKVTIEDVTPSVLRMIVNYTYTSRLEIFEENAKEALRLASMMKHSSAIRKCSDFLRGMLDPANCLEIQRTASMDLSCEQLHKAATKYALKCFPEVIKQDQYLHLSAEEVLDYLGDDNLNLRSEEEAFEALMKWVRFKEDERVGYLADMLMCIRLPYIGPDTLRERIKTAPLIRDNEGCQFLILEAMEMQQIIREGRNTTDPRMKPRRAFADVTFVVGGRNKQQTWIKDTCYYDSARRKWYPLAPYPGSTTEYRVVAMNNDVYVVGGRNESSRLITGETWKYNSLFDEWSQCSGLVIPRLCHGLGVLHDRIYAVGGRLDSSNEPLHEVERYNRRTNQWKQTESLAYGVVDPVVTAHSRRLYVIGGHTEDTNDILVQCFHLDKSCWTVIKDVSLPCEPRVGATLKSKIYLVGGRTEYRVQVYSPHKGEVNTIAEMQHAEGHARELYSMTVTNKKIDVIGGQWTVGDEDDALTISTNSVEQFDPQTNEWTVLGPMPRALTHHGCVTIKKYIGLPKALLSWVPKTASNHSR; this comes from the exons ATGGGATGTTGTCAGAGTTGTCGTCGTAAGAAGGCCCGGCCACCTGTCAACGAGCCGGGAAACTTCATGTATCCTGACATACCGGAGGTAGAAGCACACACCCCGTTCACGGAGATCAAGGAAGAGCCGTCATCATGCGACGATTGCATCCGCTCATCCCCGGTTCCTCCCGCTCCCAACGGGCACCTACAAGACATGACACCCATCAACAACCTGTCATTTGTCATCAGGAGAACGCCTGGCTCCACCCTGTCCCTGTCCAAGAGGCTATCCATGGCCGGCAATTTCTATCGCCTCAGCCGCTACGGCAGCCAGTTCAGCGTTGCGGACAGTCTTAAAACCGACGGCAGTACGTGGACAATCACGTCGTCAACCTACGAACAGAAGGAGGTCGATGACCCAAACTACGCGGCTAACGTACTCCATAAACTCAACCAGTTTCGCCTGGAGGACAAGTTCACAGACTTCACTGTTTTTGTTGGCAGTGTAAGGTTCAGATGTCACAAGGTAGTGCTAGCTGCCACAAGTCGGTTCTTTGCGCACAGCCTAGCAGATGAAGTGACGGAGGAGGGTGATCGCATTGTCAAAGATGAGCTGATCATTGATGCTGTGGAACCTTTCATTGTGCGCCTATTACTGGATTACATCTACTCTGCCAAGTTAACAATCAGTAATGAAAATGCAACAAAACTGCTTGCAGCGTCACGCCAGTTCCACATGCACTCAGCCGAGCAAGCGTGCCTGGAATTCCTTGAGCGGCAGGACAACAGGAAGAGAGAGTCTGCGAGCGATCTCACAAAACTCGCGGCAGAGTACACCTTTGAGCAACCGTACCACGTCAACGAAATCCTCCTCGGACTCAACGACCAGAGGCACGACAGAAAGTTTGTCGATGTCAGGTTGTGCGTGGAGAAGGAGGAGCTTCTGTGTCACCGTGTTGTCATAGCAACCATTGACGATGTGATGGAGAAGCGGATGGTGCACACTGTAGATTCAGGAAAGGTAACCATTGAAGATGTCACTCCTTCCGTCCTGAGGATGATTGTGAACTACACATACACATCTCGACTTGAG ATCTTTGAAGAGAATGCCAAAGAAGCACTACGCCTTGCCTCCATGATGAAGCACTCCTCGGCCATCCGAAAGTGCAGTGACTTCCTGCGCGGGATGCTGGACCCGGCCAACTGCCTGGAGATCCAGCGCACTGCCTCCATGGACCTCAGCTGTGAGCAGCTGCACAAG GCTGCCACTAAATATGCCCTGAAGTGCTTCCCTGAAGTGATCAAGCAAGATCAGTACCTCCACTTGAGTGCAGAAGAAGTCCTGGACTACCTGGGAGATGACAACCTCAACCTGCGATCTGAGGAGGAGGCCTTTGAAGCCCTGATGAAGTGGGTCAGGTTCAAGGAGGACGAAAGAGTCGGTTACCTCGCGGACATGCTCATGTGCATTAGACTGCCTTACATTGGGCCTGACACCCTACGAGAACGGATCAAGACTGCACCTCTGATCAGGGACAATGAGGGATGCCAGTTCCTCATTCTGGAGGCCATGGAGATGCAGCAGATAATCAGAGAGGGGCGCAACACCACTGACCCTCGCATGAAGCCGCGGAGGGCGTTTGCCGATGTCACGTTCGTTGTCGGCGGTCGCAACAAGCAGCAGACGTGGATCAAGGACACCTGCTACTACGACAGCGCGCGGCGCAAGTGGTACCCTCTGGCGCCGTATCCGGGCAGCACGACGGAGTACCGCGTCGTCGCCATGAACAATGACGTATACGTGGTGGGTGGGCGCAACGAGTCGAGTAGGCTCATCACGGGCGAGACGTGGAAGTACAATTCGTTGTTTGACGAGTGGTCACAATGCAGCGGTCTCGTCATTCCGCGGCTGTGTCATGGCCTTGGTGTCCTCCACGACAGGATCTACGCTGTTGGAGGGAGACTTGACTCCAGCAACGAGCCCCTGCACGAGGTGGAGCGCTACAACCGCCGCACCAACCAGTGGAAACAGACGGAGTCCCTCGCGTACGGGGTGGTGGATCCTGTTGTCACTGCGCACAGCCGTCGTCTCTACGTGATCGGTGGACACACAGAGGACACGAATGACATCCTGGTGCAGTGCTTTCACCTAGACAAGAGCTGCTGGACAGTGATCAAGGATGTCTCCCTCCCCTGTGAGCCAAGAGTGGGTGCAACCCTCAAGAGCAAAATCTATCTGGTTGGAGGCAGGACAGAGTATAGAGTGCAG GTGTACAGTCCCCACAAGGGAGAAGTAAACACCATCGCCGAGATGCAGCATGCAGAGGGCCACGCAAGGGAGCTGTACTCCATGACGGTAACCAACAAGAAGATTGACGTCATCGGCGGCCAATGGACAGTGGGCGACGAGGACGATGCCCTCACCATCTCCACCAACAGCGTGGAGCAGTTTGACCCGCAGACCAACGAGTGGACAGTGCTTGGCCCCATGCCCCGGGCCCTGACACACCATGGCTGTGTCACCATCAAGAAGTACATTGGCCTCCCCAAGGCCCTCCTCAGCTGGGTGCCCAAGACAGCGTCCAACCACAGCAGATGA
- the LOC140233945 gene encoding uncharacterized protein produces the protein MSTSSSSSSSSSSPTSSSVRPSILSTPSLPSCGGTLYLGRHDSFTIKSPNYPRFYPPNQRCSWIILVAQGSTINATFRSIDLRGPADYVKVYDGPPTNARGDASPIVRASGSTIPPSFQTSGDLMTVVFVSGFEAVERTGFVLALNDVSDHLPIGAPTSNSTMSVHLSSWVLVLITLVLVVLIILAVVLAYVYWRRSCRGSIVADFQAWQLLRMRCAPSPVPAQREASVDSLPIGEPGNGKAAEGRGNWAFFADQREVPPPVSVPSSANSNGGMKRDRAADIEGSPCLPTSRKIRHIHWQLPDSPNRSYSLIHALVALGEDDDDSCHSSGFSFDLSVGKESRDGSITSVAGSEATVEAVDEGSRSQTNDKSSQRVSIHVDQNGDVAASCNSSSDDDEPVAAVRNTSVDGEAEEEDNLYHPDFSLDLIDDDDDDDDDDGDDVGDDEEVEAAYDFQFGGEHDSADGASNQDLDGCTVQLVSRKTTNTDCEEGLPDSASLSCPS, from the exons ATGtctacttcttcctcttcctcttcatcatcatcatcaccaacgTCTTCATCTGTCCGTCCAAGTATTCTTTCTACGCCATCCTTGCCTTCTTGCGGGGGCACTTTATACCTAGGACGTCATGACTCGTTCACCATAAAGTCGCCGAACTACCCGCGCTTCTACCCGCCAAATCAGCGCTGCTCCTGGATTATTCTCGTCGCGCAGGGCAGCACGATTAATGCCACTTTCCGTAGCATCGATCTGCGAGGCCCGGCCGACTACGTGAAGGTCTACGACGGGCCACCTACGAATGCGCGAGGGGATGCCTCACCCATCGTGCGGGCAAGCGGCTCCACAATCCCGCCATCCTTTCAGACTTCTGGCGACTTGATGACGGTGGTGTTCGTGTCTGGGTTTGAGGCGGTAGAGAGGACGGGGTTCGTCCTAGCTCTGAATGACGTATCAGATCACTTACCCA TAGGCGCGCCGACCTCGAACTCAACCATGAGTGTACACCTGAGCAGCTGGGTGCTGGTTCTCATCACTCTCGTGCTGGTCGTCCTCATCATCCTCGCCGTCGTCCTGGCGTACGTCTACTGGCGGAGGTCATGCCGTGGTTCGATTGTGGCCGATTTTCAGGCGTGGCAGCTGCTCCGGATGAGATGTGCTCCGTCCCCCGTGCCAGCCCAGCGCGAAGCGTCCGTAGACTCTCTTCCCATCGGAGAGCCGGGCAACGGAAAGGCTGCTGAGGGACGAGGAAACTGGGCCTTTTTTGCAG ACCAGCGTGAGGTTCCTCCACCCGTCTCCGTACCATCGTCCGCCAATTCCAACGGCGGTATGAAGAGAGACCGAGCTGCGGATATCGAGGGGAGTCCCTGCTTGCCGACCAGCCGGAAGATCCGCCACATCCACTGGCAGCTTCCAGACTCGCCTAATCGTTCGTACAGCCTGATCCACGCCCTGGTGGCCCTGGGCGAGGATGATGACGATAGTTGCCATAGCAGCGGCTTCTCTTTTGACCTATCTGTAGGCAAGGAAAGCCGGGATGGAAGCATCACCAGCGTAGCGGGCAGCGAAGCAACTGTGGAAGCCGTAGATGAAGGCAGCAGGAGTCAAACTAACGATAAAAGTAGTCAGCGTGTCAGCATACATGTCGATCAAAATGGCGATGTAGCTGCCAGTTGCAACTCATCCAGTGACGACGACGAGCCGGTAGCTGCTGTCAGGAACACCAGTGTGGACGGTGAGGCAGAGGAAGAAGACAATTTGTACCATCCCGATTTCAGTCTCGACTTAattgacgacgacgacgacgacgacgatgatgacggtgatgatgtaGGTGATGACGAGGAGGTCGAGGCGGCTTACGACTTCCAGTTCGGCGGCGAACACGACAGTGCAGACGGTGCCTCGAACCAAGATTTGGATGGCTGTACGGTGCAGTTAGTGAGTCGTAAGACGACCAACACAGACTGTGAGGAAGGCTTGCCTGACAGTGCAAGCCTGTCATGTCCTTCTTGA